DNA sequence from the Pseudomonadota bacterium genome:
TGAAATGGAACACCTCACCTCAACCATCAGAAAGGAACTCGTTTTCGCAGTGACTGTCGGCCTGCAGGCCATGGGCAACAACGCCGAAATCAGAATCAAATGCGGCAACGCCGAACTGAACCTCGACTCCGATTCCATACCAAACGGGCCATTCAAAGTAGTCTATTCCCTGCCGGAAGAGGTCGAAGACCTGAAGGACGGCAAGCTGAAACTCATCATCCAGGAAATATAACCTCCATTTTCTCAACCATTCTATCCACCCAAGAAACAGATCCTCAGCCAATTTAAAATTTCCCTGATTTTTTTGGGAACCTTTTCGGATTTCATACGTCAAAGCATGTATGGACAAAGTAATGAATATGATCAGAGAAGATTGCCGCGAATCTGAAATCGAGACCATTTTGCGCCCGCATCTCCCCTATCTGCACCGACTCGCTTTCAGATTGACCGGGCAGAGTCATGACGCGGAAGATCTGCTGCATGATGTTCTGGTAAAGGTCTTTTCCAGGCAGCACCGGATCGGCGGTATCGAACATCTCCGGGCCTGGCTGTCCTCCGTTCTGTACCGGACTTTTCTCGACAGAGTAAGACGGGAAAAACGTTCAATACTCCGTCTCTTCAGGCCGGCCACCGATGACAATTCCATTTCGGAAATGGACACTGTTCCCTCATCGCTGCCCGGCCCGGAAAAATCGCTGCAGATCTCCCAGGAAAAGGATGCCGTGCTCACCGCCCTTGGAAAACTCAGCATCGACCAGAAGATTGTCTGTATCATGCATGATATGGAAGGATACACCTTGAATGAACTGGAAGACATTCTCGACATCCCGCTCGGCACTCTCAAGTCCCGCTTGCATCGGGCCAGAAAATCCCTCAGAGGATTTCTGGAAAAAAATGGAACCTTTCAACCCCGTCACTCGTTTCATGAGTGAGAGGAGTGATTATGGAATGTACAAAGTTCGCAGAGAAAATTGATGATTTTGTCGACCGCTACCTCGATCGGCAAGAAGCCGCGGAAATCGAGAAACATCTGGCAGAGTGCGATAATTGTCGAAAGCTGCTCCGGCAGGAACAGGATTTTCGCCGGATACTGGAATGCGCTCCGGCACCCGAGGTTGATACCTTGAGCCTGGAAAGAATGATGCGTGGGGCAAAACGAGAATTCACACATCGAGAAGCAAGGAGCAACACCTTTTATTTCGGCATGGCGACGGCTGCCTGCCTGGTTCTCCTGCTCGTGACAGGCCTATATCATCACGGTCCCGAGATCCTGAACAATCATCAAGTGACGGCAGGACAGTCCGGTGAGGTAAGCAAAACCATCAATCTGGTGTTCAACTGCCCGATCGATATGGAACAGGCCGAGCTGACCATAATCCTGCCGGAGAATATCGAACTTGCAGCCTTCCCGGGTCGCCGCCGGCTGACCTGGGAAACAGACCTCAAGGAGGGCGGCAACCTTCTGCCCCTTGAAATCATTACTTCCCGACCATCGGGAAGCGCAACCATTACCGCCAGAATAGAACACAAGAGGAAGAGCAGGATTCAGACTTTGAACGTGAGCATTTAACAACCACGGTCCGCATATTTGCAGGGCCAAAGAACCAGTAATCGTGGCCGTAATATCTCCGGAGATATATTAACCACCACCAAACAACTCAAGTGAGGTACACACCATGAAAACATACAACAAATGG
Encoded proteins:
- a CDS encoding RNA polymerase sigma factor, encoding MNMIREDCRESEIETILRPHLPYLHRLAFRLTGQSHDAEDLLHDVLVKVFSRQHRIGGIEHLRAWLSSVLYRTFLDRVRREKRSILRLFRPATDDNSISEMDTVPSSLPGPEKSLQISQEKDAVLTALGKLSIDQKIVCIMHDMEGYTLNELEDILDIPLGTLKSRLHRARKSLRGFLEKNGTFQPRHSFHE
- a CDS encoding zf-HC2 domain-containing protein; protein product: MECTKFAEKIDDFVDRYLDRQEAAEIEKHLAECDNCRKLLRQEQDFRRILECAPAPEVDTLSLERMMRGAKREFTHREARSNTFYFGMATAACLVLLLVTGLYHHGPEILNNHQVTAGQSGEVSKTINLVFNCPIDMEQAELTIILPENIELAAFPGRRRLTWETDLKEGGNLLPLEIITSRPSGSATITARIEHKRKSRIQTLNVSI